Proteins from a single region of Candidatus Leptovillus gracilis:
- a CDS encoding TlpA family protein disulfide reductase, translating into MSQTQDNHHEQQEAQKQQHLRLITIGAIGLLVLGLMGLWWVSQQPGSHRQTAVTAGPPQMGQPAPDFSLANLEGGQISLSDYDGQVVVVNFWATWCPPCKAEMPDINAYYEANRADGLVVLAVNAQEDKNTVSRFIQANGFSFPVLLDSDGRVEQQYQVRSFPTTYVIDRDGRVVYIHNGLISLDVLTAVLAPLLS; encoded by the coding sequence ATGAGTCAAACACAAGACAACCATCATGAACAACAAGAAGCGCAGAAACAGCAGCACCTTCGGCTGATCACCATCGGCGCTATTGGCTTATTGGTTCTGGGCCTGATGGGGCTGTGGTGGGTCAGCCAGCAGCCCGGCAGCCACCGTCAAACGGCCGTCACCGCCGGTCCACCACAAATGGGCCAACCCGCCCCCGATTTCAGCCTCGCCAACCTGGAAGGCGGCCAGATCAGCCTATCCGATTATGATGGGCAGGTGGTGGTCGTCAACTTCTGGGCGACCTGGTGCCCGCCTTGCAAAGCGGAAATGCCAGACATCAACGCCTATTACGAAGCCAACCGCGCCGATGGACTGGTTGTATTGGCCGTGAACGCCCAGGAAGACAAGAATACCGTCAGCCGTTTTATTCAGGCCAATGGCTTTTCCTTTCCGGTGCTGCTAGACAGCGACGGCCGTGTCGAACAGCAGTACCAGGTGCGCAGCTTCCCCACCACCTATGTCATAGACCGCGACGGCCGTGTCGTCTACATACACAACGGTCTCATCTCGCTAGATGTGCTGACGGCCGTACTCGCCCCTCTGCTTTCCTGA